The following proteins are co-located in the Macaca thibetana thibetana isolate TM-01 chromosome 6, ASM2454274v1, whole genome shotgun sequence genome:
- the PCBD2 gene encoding pterin-4-alpha-carbinolamine dehydratase 2 isoform X2, which produces MAAALWARGATRRLLAALQGQSLRLAAVPPPLAPWLYTSAEAYELANRKQMGTNFVQLQKADVKNSCRTIRCPPPPLAVLRTDGAAGPAPYGDSLFALHSKGSPQRFWRSY; this is translated from the exons ATGGCGGCGGCGCTCTGGGCGCGGGGGGCGACTCGGCGCTTGTTGGCGGCGCTGCAAGGCCAGAGCCTACGGCTCGCGGCTGTG CCTCCGCCACTTGCCCCTTGGCTTTACACCTCCGCCGAAGCCTACGAACTTGCCAACCGGAAACAAATGGGAACGAATTTTGTTCAACTACAAAAGGCAGATGTGAAAAATAGTTGCAGAACAATTCGGtgcccgccgccgccgctcgcTGTGCTGAGGACGGACGGCGCTGCGGGCCCGGCTCCCTATGGCGACTCTCTGTTCGCGCTTCACTCCAAGGGGAGCCCACAGAGATTTTGGAGGAGTTATtaa
- the TXNDC15 gene encoding thioredoxin domain-containing protein 15 isoform X2: MGQDRAAEEANAVLGLDTRSDHMVMLSVIPGEAEDKVSSEPSGGTCGAGGEEDSRCNLRESLFSLDGAGAHFPDREEEYYTEPEVAESDAAPTEDSNNTESLKSPKVNCEERNITGLENFTLKILNMSQDLMDFLNPNGSDCTLVLFYTPWCRFSASLAPHFNSLPRAFPALHFLALDASQHSSLSTRFGTVAVPNILLFQGAKPMARFNHTDRTLETLKIFIFNQTGIEAKKNVVVTQADQIGPLPSTLIKSVDWLLVFSLFFLISFIMYATIRTESIRWLIPGQEQEHVE, encoded by the exons ATGGGCCAGGACAGGGCGGCAGAAGAGGCCAATGCGGTGCTGGGGCTGGACACTCGAAGCGATCACATGGTGATGCTGTCTGTGATTCCTGGGGAAGCTGAGGACAAAGTGAGTTCAGAGCCTAGCGGCGGCACCTGTGGCGCTGGAGGAGAGGAGGACTCAAGGTGCAACCTCCGAGAGAGCCTTTTCTCTTTGGATGGTGCTGGAGCACACTTCCCGGATAGAGAAGAGGAGTATTACACAGAGCCAGAAGTGGCGGAATCGGACGCAGCCCCGACAGAGGACTCCAATAACACTGAAAGTCTGAAATCCCCAAAGGTGAACTGTGAGGAGAGAAACATTACTGGATTAGAAAATTTCactctgaaaattttaaatatgtcacaG GACCTTATGGATTTTCTGAACCCAAACGGTAGTGACTGTACTCTAGTCCTGTTTTACACCCCGTGGTGCCGCTTTTCTGCCAGTTTGGCCCCTCACTTTAACTCTCTGCCCCGGGCTTTTCCAGCTCTTCACTTTTTGGCACTGGATGCATCTCAGCACAGCAG CCTTTCTACCAGGTTTGGCACCGTAGCTgttcctaatattttattatttcaaggaGCTAAACCAATGGCTAGATTTAATCATACAGATCGAACACTGGAAACActgaaaatcttcatttttaatcaGACAG GTATAGAAGCCAAGAAGAATGTGGTGGTTACTCAAGCTGACCAAATAGGCcctcttcccagcactttgataaaAAGTGTGGACTGGTTGCTTgtattttccttattctttttaattagttttattatGTATGCTACCATTCGAACTGAGAGTATTCGGTGGCTGATTCCAGGACAAGAGCAGGAACATGTGGAGTAG
- the TXNDC15 gene encoding thioredoxin domain-containing protein 15 isoform X1: protein MRLLSWWQVLLWVLGRPVRGVEVAEESGRLWSEEQPAHPLQVGAVYLGEEELLHDPMGQDRAAEEANAVLGLDTRSDHMVMLSVIPGEAEDKVSSEPSGGTCGAGGEEDSRCNLRESLFSLDGAGAHFPDREEEYYTEPEVAESDAAPTEDSNNTESLKSPKVNCEERNITGLENFTLKILNMSQDLMDFLNPNGSDCTLVLFYTPWCRFSASLAPHFNSLPRAFPALHFLALDASQHSSLSTRFGTVAVPNILLFQGAKPMARFNHTDRTLETLKIFIFNQTGIEAKKNVVVTQADQIGPLPSTLIKSVDWLLVFSLFFLISFIMYATIRTESIRWLIPGQEQEHVE, encoded by the exons TTGCAGAGGAAAGTGGTCGCTTATGGTCAGAGGAGCAGCCTGCTCACCCTCTTCAGGTGGGGGCTGTGTACCTGGGTGAGGAGGAGCTCCTACATGACCCGATGGGCCAGGACAGGGCGGCAGAAGAGGCCAATGCGGTGCTGGGGCTGGACACTCGAAGCGATCACATGGTGATGCTGTCTGTGATTCCTGGGGAAGCTGAGGACAAAGTGAGTTCAGAGCCTAGCGGCGGCACCTGTGGCGCTGGAGGAGAGGAGGACTCAAGGTGCAACCTCCGAGAGAGCCTTTTCTCTTTGGATGGTGCTGGAGCACACTTCCCGGATAGAGAAGAGGAGTATTACACAGAGCCAGAAGTGGCGGAATCGGACGCAGCCCCGACAGAGGACTCCAATAACACTGAAAGTCTGAAATCCCCAAAGGTGAACTGTGAGGAGAGAAACATTACTGGATTAGAAAATTTCactctgaaaattttaaatatgtcacaG GACCTTATGGATTTTCTGAACCCAAACGGTAGTGACTGTACTCTAGTCCTGTTTTACACCCCGTGGTGCCGCTTTTCTGCCAGTTTGGCCCCTCACTTTAACTCTCTGCCCCGGGCTTTTCCAGCTCTTCACTTTTTGGCACTGGATGCATCTCAGCACAGCAG CCTTTCTACCAGGTTTGGCACCGTAGCTgttcctaatattttattatttcaaggaGCTAAACCAATGGCTAGATTTAATCATACAGATCGAACACTGGAAACActgaaaatcttcatttttaatcaGACAG GTATAGAAGCCAAGAAGAATGTGGTGGTTACTCAAGCTGACCAAATAGGCcctcttcccagcactttgataaaAAGTGTGGACTGGTTGCTTgtattttccttattctttttaattagttttattatGTATGCTACCATTCGAACTGAGAGTATTCGGTGGCTGATTCCAGGACAAGAGCAGGAACATGTGGAGTAG